A window of Penaeus monodon isolate SGIC_2016 chromosome 40, NSTDA_Pmon_1, whole genome shotgun sequence contains these coding sequences:
- the LOC119597820 gene encoding hyphally-regulated protein-like produces MITSPRAPAAVASLQQYVVNHSILAEDAEAPNEVPNEAPNEAPNEAPNEAPNEAPNEAPNEAPNEAPNEAPDELRRGSDEAPTRLRTRLRTRLRTRLRTRLRTRLRTSPNELRTRLRTRLERGSKQLRRGSERGSERGSERGFERGSERGSERGSERGSERGSERGSERGFERGFERGSERGSERGSERGSGRGSVRGFERGSERGSGRGSERGSERGSGRGSERGSERGFERGSERGSERGSERGSERGSERGSERGFERGSERGFERGFERGSERGSGEIFGFHFMYSCVY; encoded by the exons ATGATAACCTCCCCGCGAGCGCCGGCGGCGGTTGCGAGCCTCCAACAATATGTCGTAAATCACAGCATACTTGCGGAAGATGCCGAGGCTCCGAACGAGGTTCCGAACGAGGCTCCGAACGAGGCTCCGAACGAGGCTCCGAACGAGGCTCCGAACGAGGCTCCGAACGAGGCTCCGAACGAGGCTCCGAACGAGGCTCCGAACGAGGCTCCGGACGAGCTCCGACGAGGCTCCGACGAGGCTCCGACGAGGCTCCGAACGAGGCTCCGGACGAGGCTCCGAACGAGGCTCCGAACGAGGCTCCGAACGAGGCTCCGAACGAGCCCGAACGAGCTCCGAACGAGGCTCCGAACGAGGCTCGAACGAGGCTCCAAACAGCTCCGACGAGGCTCCGAACGAGGCTCCGAACGAGGCTCCGAACGAGGCTTCGAACGAGGCTCCGAACGAGGCTCCGAACGAGGCTCCGAACGAGGCTCCGAACGAGGCTCCGAACGAGGCTCCGAACGAGGCTTCGAACGAGGCTTCGAACGAGGCTCCGAACGAGGCTCCGAACGAGGCTCCGAACGAGGCTCCGGACGAGGCTCCGTACGAGGCTTCGAACGAGGCTCCGAACGAGGCTCCGGACGAGGCTCCGAACGAGGCTCCGAACGAGGCTCCGGACGAGGCTCCGAACGAGGCTCCGAACGAGGCTTCGAACGAGGCTCCGAGCGAGGCTCCGAACGAGGCTCCGAACGAGGCTCCGAACGAGGCTCCGAACGAGGCTCCGAACGAGGCTTCGAACGAGGCTCCGAACGAGGCTTCGAACGAGGCTTCGAACGAGGCTCCGAACGAGGCTCCggagaaatttttgggtttc attttatgtattcatgtgtttatTGA